One window from the genome of Paraclostridium sordellii encodes:
- a CDS encoding MATE family efflux transporter — MGTSFIQMAYNMIDMIWVGKAGSSAVAAVGTAGFFPWLAMAFITISRVGGEVQVAQSMGKHDIKETKSYIKAAIEVNIILALIYTLVLLIFKDSLIGFFNLGDINVINMSKEYLIIVAIGMIFYFINPVFTAIFNGMGNSKTPFRINTIGLVTNIVLDPILILGLGPIPKLGVAGAAIATVFSQIVVSSCFIYMIIKRKDSNFKIKFFRNIEMDYYKSLCKLGLPVAIQGGMFTIFAMLLGVVVASWGPVAIAAQKVGSQIEAISWMTADGIAVALSSFVGQNYGANKYDRINKGFKITLIIASLLGLITTVILIFGGSKIFTIFINEFETINEGAKYLKILGYSQLFMCIEIITSGAFKGIGRTYIPSIIITILTGARVPIAYFLSRPEILGLSGVWWSISISSIVKGIILISVYLYLFKTNKLYKNSNSHINTKTVLR; from the coding sequence ATGGGAACATCATTTATACAAATGGCGTATAACATGATTGATATGATATGGGTTGGAAAAGCAGGAAGTAGTGCTGTTGCAGCAGTTGGAACTGCAGGATTTTTCCCTTGGCTAGCTATGGCATTTATAACCATATCCAGAGTTGGGGGAGAAGTTCAAGTAGCACAAAGCATGGGGAAACATGATATAAAAGAAACCAAATCATATATAAAAGCGGCAATAGAAGTAAATATTATATTGGCTTTAATTTATACATTAGTACTTTTAATATTTAAAGATAGTTTAATAGGTTTTTTTAATTTAGGAGATATTAATGTAATAAATATGTCAAAAGAATATTTAATAATAGTTGCTATTGGAATGATATTTTATTTTATAAATCCTGTATTTACAGCAATATTTAATGGTATGGGAAACAGTAAAACTCCGTTTAGAATAAATACTATAGGACTTGTAACTAATATAGTATTAGACCCTATATTAATACTTGGATTAGGGCCAATACCAAAGTTAGGAGTGGCTGGTGCTGCAATAGCTACTGTATTTTCTCAAATAGTTGTAAGTAGTTGCTTCATTTATATGATTATAAAAAGAAAAGACAGTAACTTTAAAATTAAATTTTTTAGAAATATTGAAATGGATTATTATAAGTCTTTGTGTAAGTTGGGATTACCAGTTGCGATACAAGGTGGAATGTTTACCATATTTGCAATGTTACTTGGAGTCGTTGTTGCATCATGGGGACCAGTAGCTATAGCTGCACAGAAAGTAGGATCTCAAATAGAAGCTATTTCATGGATGACGGCAGATGGTATAGCAGTAGCTCTTAGTAGTTTCGTTGGCCAAAATTATGGAGCTAATAAATATGACAGAATAAATAAAGGATTTAAAATAACTTTAATAATAGCAAGTTTATTAGGATTGATTACAACTGTTATATTAATCTTTGGAGGTAGTAAAATTTTTACTATATTTATAAATGAGTTTGAAACAATAAATGAAGGAGCAAAATACCTAAAGATACTAGGATATTCCCAATTATTTATGTGCATAGAAATAATAACTTCAGGAGCATTTAAGGGAATCGGAAGAACATATATACCATCTATCATCATAACTATTTTAACTGGAGCAAGGGTTCCAATAGCTTATTTTTTATCAAGACCAGAGATATTGGGGCTAAGTGGAGTATGGTGGAGTATAAGTATATCTAGTATAGTAAAAGGTATTATACTAATAAGTGTATATTTATATTTATTCAAAACAAATAAACTATATAAAAACTCAAATAGTCATATCAATACAAAAACAGTATTAAGATAA